The Mycobacterium sp. 3519A genome contains a region encoding:
- a CDS encoding lipase family protein: protein MDLGSAARSTGAEWIGQPLHEELERRARPVVPAKDPFYQPPAGFEHARPGTVLRSRDVELAFMGLVPQRFTATQLLYRTTDLNDLPQATATTVIVPAERASAGPIPLISYQCAIDAVAGRCFPSYAMRRGAKALGALAQIEFFLVAAALAEGWAVSVPDHEGPGGLWGAPYEPGYHVLDGVRAALNYDRLGLSAGGPVGLWGYSGGGLATAWAAEVSGSYAPELNIVGAVLGSPVADLGHAFRRLNGSFYSGLPGMVVAALTHVYPELDKVIQEHATEQGKAMLTRIEKMTTAHAVLRFVGMDMGKLVDQPLEQILQTPEVQHVFDSIKLGTAVPTPPVLIVQAVHDRIVSVDDIDELTHTYQSGGASVTYHRDMFSEHMLLHPMSAPMTLRWLTDRFNGKPLDEHLVRTTWPTLLNPMTYVGMARLLKIAAKVVTGRTVERSPL, encoded by the coding sequence ATGGACTTGGGCAGCGCGGCGCGGTCGACCGGCGCCGAATGGATCGGCCAGCCACTCCACGAGGAGCTAGAGCGCAGGGCCCGGCCCGTCGTCCCCGCGAAAGACCCCTTCTACCAGCCGCCTGCCGGCTTCGAGCACGCCCGGCCCGGCACGGTGCTGCGCTCGCGCGACGTCGAACTGGCGTTCATGGGCCTGGTTCCCCAGCGGTTCACCGCCACCCAGTTGCTGTACCGCACGACCGACCTCAACGACCTGCCGCAGGCCACGGCTACCACGGTGATCGTGCCTGCGGAACGCGCGTCAGCGGGTCCGATTCCGCTCATCTCCTACCAGTGCGCGATCGACGCGGTGGCGGGCCGCTGTTTCCCGTCGTACGCGATGCGGCGCGGCGCCAAGGCGCTGGGCGCGCTGGCGCAGATCGAGTTCTTCCTGGTGGCCGCTGCACTGGCGGAAGGCTGGGCGGTGTCGGTACCCGACCACGAGGGACCGGGCGGACTGTGGGGCGCGCCGTATGAGCCCGGCTATCACGTGCTCGACGGTGTCCGCGCCGCGTTGAACTACGACCGTCTCGGATTGTCCGCGGGCGGGCCGGTCGGCCTCTGGGGTTACTCAGGCGGCGGCCTGGCCACCGCATGGGCCGCCGAAGTCAGCGGGTCGTATGCGCCCGAGCTCAACATCGTCGGGGCGGTGCTCGGGTCGCCGGTCGCCGACCTCGGCCACGCGTTCCGGCGCCTGAACGGAAGCTTCTACTCCGGGCTGCCCGGCATGGTGGTGGCCGCGCTCACCCATGTCTATCCGGAACTCGACAAGGTCATCCAGGAGCACGCCACCGAACAGGGCAAGGCGATGCTGACCCGGATCGAGAAGATGACGACCGCCCACGCGGTGCTGCGCTTCGTCGGTATGGACATGGGCAAGCTGGTCGATCAGCCGCTCGAGCAGATCCTGCAGACACCAGAAGTCCAGCACGTGTTCGACAGCATCAAGTTGGGCACCGCGGTGCCGACGCCGCCGGTGCTGATCGTGCAGGCCGTGCACGACAGAATCGTCTCCGTCGACGACATCGACGAACTGACGCACACCTACCAGTCCGGCGGCGCGTCGGTGACCTACCACCGCGACATGTTCAGCGAGCACATGCTGCTGCACCCGATGTCGGCGCCGATGACGCTGCGTTGGCTGACCGACCGCTTCAACGGCAAGCCGCTCGACGAGCACCTGGTGCGGACCACCTGGCCGACGCTGCTGAACCCGATGACCTATGTCGGCATGGCGCGGCTGCTCAAGATCGCCGCGAAGGTCGTCACTGGGCGGACGGTAGAGCGTTCTCCGCTGTGA
- a CDS encoding NUDIX domain-containing protein, with product MSHTSTAHEVLAVVFQVRGPTSARPPKPALHVLLWQRALEPEAGKWSLPGGRLGVDEDLTSSVRRQLAEKVDLRELAHLEQLAVFSDPKRVPDVRTIASTFLGLVPSAATPELPPDTRWHPVSDLPPMAFDHAPMVEHARTRLVAKLSYTNIGFGLTPTEFALSTLRDIYSAALGYQVDATNLQRVLERRHVITRTGTTARSGRSGGRPAALYRFTDSHYRVTDEFAALRPPG from the coding sequence ATGTCACATACTAGCACCGCCCACGAGGTGCTCGCCGTCGTGTTTCAGGTTCGGGGCCCGACTTCCGCAAGGCCCCCGAAACCCGCACTTCACGTGCTGTTGTGGCAGCGTGCACTGGAACCGGAGGCCGGAAAGTGGTCGCTTCCTGGTGGCCGTCTCGGCGTCGACGAGGATCTGACCAGTTCGGTTCGCAGGCAGCTCGCCGAGAAGGTGGACCTGCGTGAACTTGCTCACCTGGAGCAGTTGGCTGTGTTCTCCGACCCGAAGCGCGTGCCCGACGTGCGCACGATCGCGTCGACGTTCCTCGGTCTGGTGCCCTCCGCCGCAACGCCGGAACTCCCGCCGGACACCCGCTGGCATCCGGTCAGCGACCTGCCGCCGATGGCGTTCGACCACGCCCCGATGGTGGAGCACGCCCGCACCCGCCTCGTCGCCAAGCTGTCCTATACGAACATCGGATTCGGTTTGACGCCAACGGAATTCGCGCTGTCCACGCTGCGCGACATCTACAGCGCGGCGTTGGGCTACCAGGTCGACGCAACGAACCTGCAACGCGTCCTCGAGCGTCGGCACGTCATCACCCGGACCGGAACCACTGCACGCTCGGGCCGCAGCGGCGGTCGGCCCGCCGCGCTGTACCGCTTCACCGACTCGCACTACCGGGTGACCGACGAGTTCGCCGCGTTGCGCCCGCCCGGGTGA
- a CDS encoding TetR family transcriptional regulator: protein MQLHKRDVVDAATALLDSYGIADLTMRRLARELTVSPGALYWHFANKQQLLGAVADRILESVDDQPGAWQQRVTGTCGRLRDALLSHTDGAELVSASFASGQSTAMAHILLRLTDAVTDAGVEAAHAGLAARTILYYVLGFTADEQSRLQWDAAGAELPEAQSIWSDDDTGRFAFGIGLLLAGIEARQSHRL from the coding sequence GTGCAGCTCCACAAACGCGACGTGGTCGACGCGGCGACCGCGCTGCTCGACTCCTACGGGATCGCGGACCTGACGATGCGGCGGCTGGCCCGGGAGCTCACCGTCTCCCCCGGCGCGTTGTACTGGCATTTCGCCAACAAGCAGCAGTTGTTGGGTGCGGTCGCGGACCGGATCCTCGAGTCGGTCGACGACCAGCCCGGCGCTTGGCAGCAGCGGGTGACCGGGACGTGCGGCCGGTTGCGTGACGCGCTGTTGTCCCACACCGACGGTGCCGAGTTGGTGTCGGCGAGTTTCGCGTCAGGACAGTCGACCGCGATGGCGCACATCCTGCTGCGGCTGACCGATGCGGTCACCGACGCCGGCGTGGAAGCCGCGCACGCCGGGCTTGCTGCCCGCACCATCCTGTACTACGTCCTCGGCTTCACTGCCGACGAGCAGTCGCGGCTTCAGTGGGACGCGGCGGGCGCCGAACTACCGGAAGCGCAGTCGATCTGGTCGGATGACGACACCGGTCGCTTCGCGTTCGGGATCGGCCTGCTCCTCGCGGGAATCGAAGCGCGGCAAAGCCATCGTCTGTAG
- the nadA gene encoding quinolinate synthase NadA encodes MTVLDRMATNDLADRIVAGPTGYSGVDGDEKWAAEVRRLADLRGATLLAHNYQLPAIQDVADHVGDSLALSRIAADVPEDTIVFCGVHFMAETAKILSPDKKVLIPDQRAGCSLADSITADELRAWKAEHPGAVVVSYVNTTAAVKAETDICCTSSNAVEVVASIPEDREVLFCPDQFLGAHVRRVTGRQNLHVWAGECHVHAGINGDELADQARTHPDAELYVHPECGCATSALYLAGEGAFPEDRVKILSTGGMLDAARETNARQVLVATEVGMLHQLRRAAPEVDFRAVNDRASCKFMKMITPAALLRCLVEGRDEVDVDPETARLARASVQRMIEIGTPGGGE; translated from the coding sequence ATGACGGTTCTCGACCGTATGGCTACGAACGATCTCGCGGACCGCATCGTCGCTGGCCCGACCGGATATTCCGGGGTGGACGGCGACGAGAAATGGGCCGCGGAGGTGCGCCGCCTCGCCGACCTGCGAGGTGCGACGCTGCTCGCGCACAACTACCAACTGCCGGCCATCCAGGACGTCGCCGACCATGTCGGCGACTCCTTGGCGCTGTCGCGGATCGCCGCGGACGTACCCGAGGACACCATCGTGTTCTGCGGTGTGCACTTCATGGCCGAGACGGCCAAGATCCTCAGCCCGGACAAGAAGGTGCTGATCCCGGACCAGCGCGCAGGCTGCTCGCTGGCCGACTCGATCACCGCCGACGAGTTGCGGGCCTGGAAGGCCGAACATCCCGGCGCAGTCGTGGTGTCCTACGTCAACACCACCGCCGCGGTGAAGGCCGAGACCGACATCTGCTGCACGTCGTCGAACGCGGTCGAGGTCGTCGCGTCGATCCCCGAAGACCGTGAGGTGTTGTTCTGCCCCGACCAGTTCCTCGGCGCACACGTGCGTCGCGTGACTGGTCGGCAGAACCTGCACGTGTGGGCGGGTGAATGCCATGTGCACGCCGGCATCAACGGCGACGAACTGGCCGACCAGGCCCGCACCCATCCCGACGCCGAACTGTACGTGCACCCCGAATGTGGTTGTGCCACATCGGCTCTCTACCTGGCAGGCGAAGGCGCCTTCCCCGAGGACCGGGTCAAGATCCTGTCCACCGGCGGCATGCTGGACGCCGCGCGCGAAACGAACGCCCGCCAGGTGCTGGTTGCCACCGAGGTTGGCATGCTGCACCAATTGCGCCGCGCCGCACCGGAAGTCGACTTCCGCGCGGTCAACGACCGGGCGTCGTGCAAGTTCATGAAGATGATCACCCCCGCAGCGCTGCTGCGGTGCCTGGTGGAAGGCCGCGACGAGGTCGACGTCGATCCCGAGACCGCCCGATTGGCGCGCGCCAGCGTGCAGCGGATGATCGAGATCGGTACACCCGGCGGCGGCGAATGA
- the nadC gene encoding carboxylating nicotinate-nucleotide diphosphorylase, with product MELSADELTEARRVIARALEEDLRYGPDVTTLSTVPADATTTASMVTREPGVIAGVDFALLVLDEVIGPDGYRVKERVDDGARLDAGGVLLVVEAPTQGLLTAERTMLNLVCHLSGIATTTAAWVAAVEGTKAKIRDTRKTLPGLRALQKYAVRVGGGVNHRMGLGDAALIKDNHVAAAGSVVAALRAVRGAAPELECEVEVDSLEQLDEVLTENVELVLLDNFPVWQTQIAVQRRDSRSPATKLESSGGLSLETAAEYAGTGVDYLAVGALTHSVRVLDVGLDV from the coding sequence ATGGAACTCAGCGCCGACGAGCTGACCGAAGCTCGAAGGGTGATCGCCCGCGCCCTCGAGGAGGACCTGCGCTACGGGCCGGATGTCACCACGTTGTCGACGGTGCCTGCGGACGCGACGACCACCGCGTCGATGGTGACGCGTGAACCCGGCGTCATCGCAGGCGTCGACTTCGCGCTGCTGGTGCTCGACGAGGTGATCGGGCCCGACGGCTACCGCGTCAAGGAGCGGGTCGATGACGGGGCGCGGCTGGATGCCGGCGGGGTGCTGCTCGTCGTCGAGGCGCCGACCCAGGGTCTGCTCACCGCCGAGCGCACGATGCTGAACCTGGTGTGTCACCTGTCGGGCATCGCGACGACCACTGCGGCGTGGGTCGCCGCCGTCGAGGGCACCAAGGCGAAGATCCGCGACACCCGCAAGACCCTGCCCGGTCTTCGCGCGCTGCAGAAATACGCGGTGCGCGTCGGCGGCGGTGTCAACCACCGGATGGGGCTGGGCGACGCGGCGTTGATCAAAGACAACCATGTCGCGGCCGCCGGTTCGGTGGTGGCGGCGCTGCGTGCCGTTCGCGGTGCCGCACCTGAGCTGGAGTGCGAGGTGGAAGTCGACTCGCTCGAACAGCTGGACGAGGTGCTCACGGAGAACGTCGAGCTGGTTCTGTTGGACAACTTCCCCGTCTGGCAGACCCAGATCGCCGTGCAGCGCCGCGATTCCCGTTCTCCCGCAACGAAACTCGAGTCCTCTGGGGGCCTGTCGCTGGAGACCGCGGCCGAGTACGCGGGTACGGGCGTCGACTATCTGGCGGTCGGTGCCCTCACCCACTCCGTGCGTGTGCTGGATGTCGGACTAGACGTCTAA
- a CDS encoding LysE family transporter, with protein sequence MAWEVWLTFFGAAIAISVSPGAGAIQSMATGLTHGVRRGYWSILGLEIGLMLQLALVAIGLGAAVANSILAFNIIKWIGVAYLVYLAVRQWRTATIDLREQVGKAMDGGRLALLVRGFLVNATNPKGLVFFLAVLPQFVVPTQPLLPQYLAVGVTMVAVDLVVMGFYTGLSVRLLKWLHTPRKQTVMNRVFSGLFAGAAVVLSLVRRGPITA encoded by the coding sequence ATGGCGTGGGAAGTCTGGCTGACGTTCTTCGGTGCGGCGATCGCGATCAGCGTGTCACCGGGCGCAGGCGCCATCCAGTCGATGGCGACCGGCCTGACACACGGTGTGCGGCGCGGCTACTGGAGCATCCTCGGACTCGAGATCGGGTTGATGCTGCAACTCGCTCTCGTCGCGATCGGCCTGGGTGCGGCGGTGGCCAACTCGATCCTGGCGTTCAACATCATCAAGTGGATCGGTGTGGCGTATCTGGTGTATCTGGCTGTGCGCCAATGGCGTACCGCGACCATCGACCTGCGCGAGCAGGTCGGCAAGGCGATGGACGGCGGCCGCCTCGCGCTGCTGGTGCGTGGCTTCCTGGTGAACGCCACCAACCCCAAGGGCCTGGTGTTCTTCCTGGCGGTGCTGCCGCAATTCGTGGTGCCCACCCAACCGCTGCTTCCGCAATACCTCGCGGTCGGCGTGACGATGGTGGCGGTCGACCTCGTGGTGATGGGGTTCTACACCGGGCTGTCGGTGCGCCTGCTGAAGTGGCTGCACACGCCGCGCAAGCAAACGGTGATGAATCGCGTGTTCTCCGGGCTGTTCGCGGGCGCGGCCGTCGTGCTGTCACTGGTGCGCCGCGGGCCGATCACCGCGTGA
- a CDS encoding alcohol dehydrogenase catalytic domain-containing protein, protein MQQLMFEAAGEYAWRDAPDPQLTAAEQAIVRPVAVACCDLDVAVAEGRLPMPPGHAVGHEGVAEVVAVGDAVRDVRVGDRVIVPFQINCGTCAACRRGVTGSCASLPLMAMYGMAPLAGLDGGGFMADLLLVPYADAMLVRLPDDVDPVAVASLSDNIPDGWRAVGPYRRELDALDPAERRVLVAGRLSIGLYAAAFASAYGAQVDYLDTDPQRLAMAEKLGATVHDRVKPDKSWEPYPITVHTTADPAVLAATMRATWPDGVCTDTGIYYQGGVELPLLSMYTRGLRFVTGRVNARAVIPEILELLTARCDLAPAVDRVVAFQDAPSAWPAMTGKTVFTR, encoded by the coding sequence ATGCAGCAGTTGATGTTCGAGGCGGCGGGCGAATACGCGTGGCGAGACGCTCCTGACCCGCAGCTAACCGCCGCTGAACAGGCGATCGTCCGACCGGTCGCGGTGGCGTGTTGCGACCTGGACGTGGCAGTCGCCGAGGGGCGGCTGCCGATGCCGCCCGGGCACGCCGTCGGCCACGAAGGGGTGGCGGAGGTGGTCGCGGTCGGCGACGCCGTGCGCGACGTGAGAGTCGGCGATCGGGTGATCGTGCCGTTCCAGATCAACTGCGGCACGTGCGCCGCCTGCCGGCGCGGCGTCACGGGGTCGTGCGCCTCGTTGCCGTTGATGGCGATGTACGGCATGGCGCCGCTGGCAGGTCTGGACGGCGGCGGCTTCATGGCCGACCTGCTGCTGGTGCCCTACGCCGACGCGATGCTGGTGCGGCTTCCCGACGACGTCGACCCAGTGGCCGTCGCGTCGTTGTCCGACAACATCCCCGACGGCTGGCGCGCCGTCGGGCCGTATCGGCGTGAGCTGGATGCGCTCGATCCCGCCGAGCGCCGGGTGCTGGTCGCGGGCAGGCTGTCGATCGGCCTGTACGCCGCGGCGTTCGCATCGGCCTACGGCGCACAGGTCGACTACCTGGACACCGACCCGCAGCGGCTGGCGATGGCCGAGAAGCTGGGCGCCACCGTGCACGACCGGGTCAAGCCCGACAAGTCCTGGGAGCCCTATCCGATCACCGTGCACACCACCGCCGACCCCGCCGTGCTGGCGGCGACGATGCGCGCCACCTGGCCCGACGGGGTGTGCACCGATACCGGCATCTACTACCAGGGTGGCGTCGAACTGCCGCTGCTGTCGATGTACACCAGGGGCCTGCGGTTCGTCACCGGCCGGGTGAACGCGCGCGCGGTCATTCCCGAGATCCTCGAATTGCTCACGGCGCGTTGTGATCTCGCCCCCGCAGTGGACCGCGTCGTCGCGTTCCAGGACGCCCCGTCGGCCTGGCCGGCGATGACGGGTAAGACGGTGTTCACGCGGTGA
- a CDS encoding nitroreductase family deazaflavin-dependent oxidoreductase translates to MSAVSRKDHPNNAPGVPMVFPVAVENFQVKYFNPVFKPIARFLPGMATIKHRGRKSGKPYETIVTAYRKGNLVAIALGHGKTDWVKNVLAAGEADLKFIRREVHLTNPRIVPAGGSADGLPFMARAQVKNMAIFVADIA, encoded by the coding sequence ATGTCCGCCGTATCTCGTAAAGACCACCCCAATAACGCGCCCGGTGTGCCGATGGTGTTTCCGGTCGCGGTGGAGAACTTCCAGGTCAAGTACTTCAACCCGGTCTTCAAGCCGATCGCGCGGTTCCTGCCGGGAATGGCGACCATCAAGCACCGCGGCCGCAAGTCGGGTAAGCCGTACGAGACCATCGTCACCGCGTATCGCAAGGGAAACCTCGTCGCGATCGCGCTCGGCCACGGCAAGACCGACTGGGTGAAGAACGTGCTGGCGGCCGGTGAGGCCGACCTGAAGTTCATTCGCCGCGAGGTGCACCTCACCAATCCACGCATCGTGCCGGCGGGCGGCAGCGCCGACGGGTTGCCGTTCATGGCCCGCGCGCAGGTGAAGAACATGGCCATCTTCGTCGCCGATATCGCTTGA
- a CDS encoding TetR/AcrR family transcriptional regulator produces MPRPDRSRAALLDSAALLFRRQGYAATGVNQILESADVKAGSLYHHFPEGKQQLAAAVVDIVGSGIERRLRSFLDSDLPVADIVDAWIDLMSAGLSSDHRDGCPIEPIATESVNASRQVRDASARAFAGWCAAVADRLTADGWPDDDAQQTALAVIALLEGALILSRIAGNTGSLTAAKAAARTLLSPARGAHDGS; encoded by the coding sequence ATGCCTCGTCCGGATCGAAGCCGCGCCGCGCTGCTGGACAGCGCCGCCCTGCTGTTTCGCAGGCAGGGCTACGCCGCCACGGGTGTCAACCAGATCCTGGAATCGGCCGACGTCAAGGCCGGTTCGCTGTATCACCACTTCCCCGAGGGCAAGCAGCAGCTCGCGGCGGCGGTGGTGGACATCGTCGGCAGCGGGATCGAGCGACGGCTGCGGTCGTTCCTCGACAGCGACCTGCCGGTCGCGGACATCGTCGACGCGTGGATCGACCTGATGAGCGCCGGGCTGTCGTCCGATCACCGCGACGGCTGCCCCATCGAGCCCATAGCCACCGAGTCCGTGAACGCCAGCCGGCAAGTGCGCGATGCCTCGGCCAGGGCGTTCGCGGGCTGGTGCGCCGCTGTCGCCGACAGGCTGACGGCCGACGGGTGGCCAGACGACGACGCGCAACAGACCGCGCTCGCGGTCATCGCCCTGCTCGAGGGTGCGCTGATTCTGTCCCGTATCGCGGGCAACACCGGATCCCTGACCGCGGCGAAAGCCGCGGCGCGCACGCTGCTCAGCCCAGCGCGCGGAGCTCACGACGGGAGCTGA
- a CDS encoding L-aspartate oxidase: MTGCGGRGYWQQRADVVVLGTGVAGLVAALAAHRSGRKVMVLSKAGDTATFYAQGGIAVVLPDALRDDGDSIDRHVADTLAAGAGLCDPVAVRSIVADGHRAVRELVDDGAHFDEAAPGQWALTREGGHSRRRIIHAGGDATGAEVQRALDNAAARLDVRRNHVALELLHADGAVTGVLVLNEDGLGIVHAPSVILATGGLGHLYTATTNPEGSTGDGVALAMWAGLPVSDVEFIQFHPTMLYDGDAGGRRPLITEAVRGEGAVLVDGQGRSVTAGVHPMGDLAPRDVVAAAIDARLVQTGDPCVYLDARGIDGFPARFPTVTKACRAAGIDPTREPIPVVPGAHYSCGGVVTDLHGRTELPGLFAAGEVARTGLHGANRLASNSLLEGLVVGGRAGRAAADHALAAGPGRAEYPEPSKRRALPRGDLQRAMTRYASVVRDADGLERLAKEIDTARPRNILSRSDFEDVTLTTVAGAGAPAAMARTESRGCHHRADFPDTDPAFAHSLLPAVAC; the protein is encoded by the coding sequence ATGACCGGCTGCGGAGGTCGCGGATACTGGCAGCAGCGTGCCGACGTCGTCGTCCTCGGCACCGGCGTCGCCGGTCTGGTCGCGGCATTGGCGGCGCACCGCAGCGGCCGAAAGGTCATGGTGCTGAGCAAGGCAGGCGACACCGCCACCTTCTACGCCCAGGGCGGCATCGCCGTGGTGCTGCCGGACGCACTGCGCGACGACGGCGATTCGATCGACCGGCATGTGGCCGACACGCTGGCCGCGGGCGCCGGACTCTGCGATCCGGTGGCCGTGCGCTCGATCGTGGCCGACGGTCACCGTGCGGTCCGCGAATTGGTCGACGACGGAGCGCATTTCGACGAGGCGGCACCCGGACAGTGGGCGCTGACCCGCGAGGGTGGACATTCGCGGCGGCGGATCATTCACGCCGGCGGCGACGCGACCGGCGCCGAAGTCCAGCGCGCACTCGACAACGCGGCAGCGCGGTTGGACGTCCGGCGCAACCACGTGGCGCTCGAACTGCTGCACGCCGACGGCGCCGTGACCGGGGTGCTCGTCCTCAACGAGGACGGACTGGGCATCGTGCATGCGCCGTCGGTGATCCTGGCGACCGGGGGACTGGGCCACCTGTACACCGCGACCACCAACCCCGAGGGGTCCACCGGTGACGGTGTCGCGCTGGCGATGTGGGCGGGCCTGCCCGTCAGCGACGTGGAGTTCATCCAGTTCCACCCGACCATGCTGTACGACGGCGACGCCGGCGGCAGGCGGCCGTTGATCACCGAGGCGGTCCGCGGCGAGGGCGCGGTTCTCGTTGACGGCCAAGGACGTTCGGTGACCGCAGGCGTCCATCCGATGGGTGATCTGGCGCCGCGCGACGTGGTGGCCGCAGCCATCGACGCCCGCCTGGTTCAGACCGGCGACCCGTGTGTGTACCTCGATGCACGCGGCATCGACGGCTTCCCGGCCCGGTTCCCCACCGTGACCAAGGCCTGCCGCGCTGCCGGTATCGACCCCACCCGCGAACCGATCCCCGTCGTTCCCGGGGCACACTACAGTTGCGGCGGCGTGGTGACCGATCTGCACGGGCGCACCGAACTCCCCGGATTGTTCGCCGCGGGCGAGGTGGCGCGCACCGGTCTGCACGGAGCAAATCGACTGGCGTCCAACAGCCTTCTCGAGGGGTTGGTCGTCGGTGGCCGTGCGGGTAGGGCCGCCGCCGACCATGCGCTGGCCGCCGGTCCAGGTCGCGCGGAGTACCCGGAACCGTCGAAGCGACGCGCGTTGCCGCGGGGCGACCTGCAGCGCGCGATGACCCGGTACGCATCCGTCGTGCGCGACGCAGACGGCCTGGAGCGGCTTGCCAAGGAGATCGACACCGCGCGGCCGCGAAACATCCTGTCCCGCAGTGACTTCGAAGATGTCACGCTGACCACCGTGGCGGGCGCGGGCGCCCCCGCGGCGATGGCCCGCACCGAATCCCGCGGCTGCCACCACCGCGCCGACTTCCCGGACACCGATCCGGCGTTCGCCCACAGTCTGCTTCCGGCGGTGGCGTGCTGA
- the bioB gene encoding biotin synthase BioB, which translates to MSDILAEAREQVLERGEGLNQDQTLRILQLPDDRLDDLLELAHEVRMRWCGPDVEVEGIISLKTGGCPEDCHFCSQSGLFASPVRSAWLDIPSLVEAAKQTAKTGATEFCIVAAVRGPDERLLAQVAAGIEAIRNEVDIQIACSLGMLTAEQVDRLKEMGVHRYNHNLETARSFFTNVVTTHSWEERWETLQMVREAGMEVCCGGILGMGETLEQRAEFAANLAELDPHEVPLNFLNPRPGTPFGDLDVLPASEALKAVAAFRLALPRTMLRFAGGREITLGDLGAKKGILGGINAVIVGNYLTTLGRPAEADLELLEDLQMPIKALNASL; encoded by the coding sequence GTGAGCGACATTCTGGCGGAGGCCCGCGAGCAGGTGCTGGAGCGCGGCGAGGGCCTGAACCAGGATCAGACGCTGCGAATCCTGCAACTGCCCGACGACAGGCTCGACGACCTGCTCGAACTGGCCCACGAGGTGCGGATGCGCTGGTGCGGGCCCGACGTCGAGGTCGAGGGCATCATCAGCCTCAAGACCGGCGGCTGCCCCGAGGACTGCCACTTCTGTTCGCAGTCCGGGCTTTTCGCCTCACCGGTGCGCAGCGCGTGGCTGGACATCCCGAGCCTGGTCGAGGCGGCCAAGCAGACCGCCAAGACCGGTGCGACCGAATTCTGCATCGTGGCCGCTGTACGCGGACCCGACGAGCGACTGCTGGCTCAGGTCGCCGCAGGCATCGAGGCCATCCGCAACGAGGTCGACATCCAGATCGCGTGTTCGCTCGGCATGCTGACCGCCGAGCAGGTGGACCGCCTCAAAGAGATGGGTGTGCACCGCTACAACCACAACCTGGAGACCGCGCGGTCGTTCTTCACCAACGTCGTCACCACCCACTCGTGGGAGGAACGCTGGGAGACGCTGCAGATGGTCCGCGAGGCGGGCATGGAGGTGTGCTGCGGCGGCATCCTCGGCATGGGCGAAACCCTGGAGCAGCGTGCCGAATTCGCGGCGAACCTGGCCGAGCTCGATCCGCACGAGGTGCCGCTGAACTTCCTCAATCCGCGGCCGGGCACCCCGTTCGGCGACCTCGACGTGCTGCCCGCATCGGAGGCGCTGAAGGCCGTGGCCGCGTTCCGGCTGGCGTTGCCGCGCACCATGCTTCGCTTCGCGGGCGGCCGCGAGATCACCCTGGGCGACCTCGGCGCCAAGAAGGGCATCCTCGGCGGCATCAACGCCGTCATTGTCGGCAACTACCTGACGACGCTCGGCAGGCCGGCCGAGGCCGATCTGGAACTGCTCGAGGATTTGCAGATGCCGATCAAGGCGCTCAACGCCAGCCTGTAG
- a CDS encoding DUF2567 domain-containing protein gives MSDVEAPRISRARAALTTVAALTATGAVVGALWAWLAPPIHGVVALTKSGNRVTAYLGNEGDHFFIAAFMVVGMASAVAVVAAVLVWKWRAHRGPVMTAALTLGCAAAAGAAAGVGAALAHWRYGSIDVAAAPVTPEHRVHYVVEAPAVFFGHGPLQIAATILFPAAVAALVYALMAVSTQRDDLGAWPPVEEPVPAPAVTAENALPSAQ, from the coding sequence ATGAGCGACGTTGAGGCACCCCGCATTTCGCGAGCCAGAGCCGCGCTGACCACGGTTGCGGCGCTGACTGCGACCGGCGCGGTGGTGGGTGCGCTGTGGGCGTGGCTGGCGCCGCCGATCCACGGCGTCGTGGCGCTGACCAAGAGCGGAAACCGGGTCACGGCGTATCTCGGCAACGAGGGCGATCACTTCTTCATCGCGGCGTTCATGGTGGTGGGGATGGCATCTGCGGTGGCCGTCGTCGCCGCGGTGCTGGTGTGGAAGTGGCGAGCCCACCGGGGTCCGGTGATGACCGCCGCGCTGACGCTCGGTTGCGCCGCAGCGGCTGGCGCCGCAGCGGGTGTCGGTGCGGCCCTTGCACATTGGCGCTACGGCTCGATCGACGTCGCGGCCGCTCCGGTCACACCGGAACATCGGGTGCATTACGTCGTCGAGGCGCCAGCGGTGTTCTTCGGCCACGGGCCGCTGCAGATCGCCGCGACGATCCTGTTTCCTGCCGCCGTCGCGGCGCTGGTTTACGCGCTGATGGCCGTATCCACCCAGCGCGACGATCTGGGGGCGTGGCCGCCGGTCGAGGAACCCGTGCCGGCCCCGGCCGTCACAGCGGAGAACGCTCTACCGTCCGCCCAGTGA